The following coding sequences lie in one Rutidosis leptorrhynchoides isolate AG116_Rl617_1_P2 chromosome 6, CSIRO_AGI_Rlap_v1, whole genome shotgun sequence genomic window:
- the LOC139851368 gene encoding large ribosomal subunit protein eL8y-like: MNPQLQIFSGMKWEKFKGEKLAYLSCARKQIVHQKTSAALCLTTVRNEDKMEFSRISEAIKANFNDKYEEYRKK, encoded by the exons ATGAATCCGCAACTGCAGATATTTAGTGGAATGAAGTGGGAAAAGTTCAAAGGTGAAAAGTTGGCATATCTTTCGTGTGCTCGCAAACAG ATCGTTCATCAAAAAACTTCAGCTGCTTTGTGCTTGACCACAGTCAGGAATGAAGATAAGATGGAGTTCAGCCGAATATCGGAGGCCATCAAG GCCAACTTCAACGACAAATATGAAGAATATAGGAAGAAGTGA